In one window of Comamonas testosteroni DNA:
- a CDS encoding sulfite exporter TauE/SafE family protein: protein MAEMQILLTKHRKRATPEPSTVRAPASMEFFVSLYLLLAVCGCVTGVTTVLFGFGGGFVVVPLLYRLLSTPNASDSAVGQSAMQIAVATSTCVMVFGALLATWRHQRAGTVDWRDVRPLLGPIGAGAVLGALAATVVQSEWLRWAFAAYLALTILDCWLRPGFLAQPAAKQHRPGPLANALSGLVIGWVAALLGVGGSVMTVPLMRRRGIEMTRATAMANPLSLPVALAGTGTYIVLSTQSPLPLGEWHLGYIDIRAAAVLVAGSWIGIRAASLWIGRIPDRVHAKVYLGLLIAVFLAMVTT, encoded by the coding sequence ATGGCCGAAATGCAAATATTGTTGACCAAACATCGAAAGCGCGCCACTCCAGAGCCATCTACTGTGAGGGCTCCTGCATCAATGGAGTTTTTCGTGTCGTTGTATTTGTTGTTGGCGGTCTGCGGATGTGTGACGGGCGTCACTACCGTTCTCTTTGGTTTTGGTGGCGGATTCGTGGTAGTCCCTCTGCTGTACCGCTTGTTGTCTACACCGAATGCCTCAGACAGCGCAGTGGGGCAGTCGGCCATGCAGATTGCCGTTGCAACATCCACCTGCGTGATGGTCTTCGGTGCGCTCCTCGCTACTTGGCGTCACCAACGCGCAGGAACCGTGGATTGGAGGGATGTCAGGCCTTTGCTGGGCCCCATTGGCGCGGGGGCCGTACTTGGCGCACTTGCGGCAACCGTTGTTCAAAGCGAATGGCTGCGCTGGGCCTTTGCGGCCTATCTGGCACTGACCATTCTGGACTGCTGGTTGAGGCCTGGATTTCTTGCTCAGCCCGCAGCAAAGCAGCACCGCCCTGGGCCGCTGGCGAATGCACTGTCCGGACTGGTTATCGGCTGGGTTGCTGCATTGCTAGGGGTCGGCGGCAGCGTGATGACCGTTCCCCTGATGCGCCGCCGTGGAATCGAAATGACACGAGCTACCGCCATGGCGAATCCGCTATCACTGCCCGTCGCGCTGGCAGGAACAGGGACTTACATCGTCCTGTCCACTCAATCTCCCCTACCTCTTGGAGAGTGGCACCTCGGCTATATCGACATACGAGCTGCTGCGGTGCTCGTGGCCGGCTCCTGGATTGGTATCCGTGCAGCATCGCTTTGGATCGGGCGTATTCCAGACCGAGTTCACGCGAAGGTTTATTTAGGGCTGTTGATCGCCGTCTTCTTGGCTATGGTGACCACATGA
- a CDS encoding AraC family transcriptional regulator, with the protein MRNQSLNSLDATPRAVVAIGTDYAPGTVLDTHSHRRAQFLYGATGLMEVGTDDGAWVIPPHCGVWIPAGKPHRVKMVGVNTRSLYVEPDEVPRSQSHCEVLAVSPLLRQLLIEAIDLPALYDERGRDGVLMSLLLLEVGRAEALPFFAPLPRDERLATLCIAFLHQPDVRLSPLAWAQQLHQSERTFSRFFRSQTGISFSEWRSQACLLFAMSKLGTGDSVTTVALQLGYDSPGAFSTMFRKRLGSKPSNFMATGR; encoded by the coding sequence GTGCGCAATCAATCACTGAACTCCCTCGATGCCACGCCTCGCGCCGTTGTGGCCATTGGCACCGACTACGCGCCTGGCACCGTTCTGGATACCCATAGCCATCGCCGAGCACAGTTCCTCTATGGCGCGACCGGATTGATGGAGGTCGGTACTGACGATGGCGCCTGGGTGATACCTCCCCACTGTGGTGTGTGGATTCCAGCAGGCAAGCCGCACAGGGTGAAGATGGTGGGAGTCAACACTCGAAGCCTGTACGTTGAGCCTGATGAGGTACCACGGAGCCAATCGCATTGCGAGGTACTGGCCGTGTCCCCGCTGCTACGGCAACTGCTCATCGAAGCCATCGACTTGCCGGCGCTGTACGACGAGCGCGGTCGCGATGGCGTGCTGATGTCGCTTTTGCTGCTGGAGGTCGGCCGCGCTGAAGCACTGCCGTTCTTTGCGCCGCTACCGCGAGATGAACGGCTGGCGACTCTGTGCATTGCTTTTCTTCACCAGCCCGACGTGCGCTTGTCGCCACTGGCCTGGGCGCAGCAGCTGCACCAGAGTGAACGCACCTTCAGCCGGTTCTTTCGCTCGCAAACCGGAATATCGTTTTCAGAATGGAGAAGCCAGGCGTGTCTTCTTTTTGCGATGTCCAAGCTGGGGACCGGCGATTCGGTGACAACCGTGGCGCTTCAACTGGGCTATGACAGTCCGGGTGCCTTCTCCACGATGTTTCGCAAGAGGCTCGGGAGCAAGCCGTCAAACTTCATGGCGACAGGGCGGTAA